The sequence CGGCTTTCAGTGCCTCTACCACCTCGTCGTGACGCTTGCGTGAGACGAGCACGCGGGTCAGCGCTATGCAGGCCTGACCGGATTGCATGCAGCCACCCATGGGCAGGGTCTGCAGCACGTGGTTGATGTCTGCGTCGTCGAGGATGATCGCCGCGGACTTGCCACCGAGTTCGAGCGACACGCGTGCGATGCGCTCGCCGGCAAGCGACATGATGCGCCGGCCCGCTGCGGTGCTGCCGGTGAACGTGACGTGGTCGACGTCCGGGTTGGTCACGAGCGACTCCGACACCTCGCGGTCGGCACACAGCACACTCACTACACCCTCGGGGATGCGACCTTCCGCGACCAGCTCGGCAATGATGTCAGCGAAAATCGACGGCGAGATCGGCGCCTCGGGTGCGGTCTTGAGAACGACCGAGCAGCCCGCGGCGAGCGCCGGCGCGAGCTTGAACGCGATCGTGCCGATCGGCCCGTTCCAGGGGATGATCGCGGCGACCACGCCCGTCGGTTCCTTGACGATGCGTGAGATGCCGCCGTCGGCACGGCATCGCTCTTCGCTGACCTCGAACTCGCGGGCTACCGTGGCAACGGCCCGGAACAGGCCGCCGGTCATCTGCTGGGTCGGGCGGCTGACGCTGACCGGTACCCCGACCTCGATCACGCCGATCGGTGTCAGTTCGTCCACGCGCTGCTCGAGACGGTCCGCGATGGCATCGAGAACGTCGGCGCGCTCGGCCATGGTGCGCGACGCCCATTCACCCCTGTCGAACGACTCACGGGCAGCGGCAACCGCTTTGGTGACGTCTTCGACGGTGGCGGTGCGGACGCGTGCGACCTTCTCTTCGGTGAACGAGTCGACGACATCGACCCATTCGTCACCGGTCGAGTCGACCCAACGGCCGCCGATGAAAATTTGGTCGCGATCGGCGATCGACGGGGTCGCCCTACCGGTTGCGGTTTCGGTGGTGGTCATCAGTGAAGCTCCTTCGCTTTCAACGGATGTTGTAGCCGGCATCGACGGGGAATGTGACACCGGTGACGTAGCGGGCCTCGTCGGAAGCGAGGTACACGATCGCGTTGCTGATGTCGACGGCCTCGATCAGCTCGACGGGCATCGGGTTCTTGTACGACT comes from Rhodococcus oxybenzonivorans and encodes:
- a CDS encoding aldehyde dehydrogenase; amino-acid sequence: MTTTETATGRATPSIADRDQIFIGGRWVDSTGDEWVDVVDSFTEEKVARVRTATVEDVTKAVAAARESFDRGEWASRTMAERADVLDAIADRLEQRVDELTPIGVIEVGVPVSVSRPTQQMTGGLFRAVATVAREFEVSEERCRADGGISRIVKEPTGVVAAIIPWNGPIGTIAFKLAPALAAGCSVVLKTAPEAPISPSIFADIIAELVAEGRIPEGVVSVLCADREVSESLVTNPDVDHVTFTGSTAAGRRIMSLAGERIARVSLELGGKSAAIILDDADINHVLQTLPMGGCMQSGQACIALTRVLVSRKRHDEVVEALKAAYGSLPMGNPWEPTNFLGPLASKRQQDRVLGYIDIAKEDGAKVVLGGGRPEGLDTGFFVAATLIDDVQPDSRIAQEEVFGPVISVITYEDEEDAIAIANNSVYGLSGAVYTEDLDHGFEVARRIRTGTISVNTATMDFTLPFGGYKQSGVGREGGIEGLEEFFEIKTVHLPAPTQ